A stretch of the Zeugodacus cucurbitae isolate PBARC_wt_2022May chromosome 6, idZeuCucr1.2, whole genome shotgun sequence genome encodes the following:
- the LOC128922795 gene encoding tigger transposable element-derived protein 1-like, with translation MLHNSPALKMRKAISLDTKIKILDQLATGQGATVVGNNFGIHEATVRTIKKNETAIRASVCSGTKLSAKSSSYVRDVVKEKMEKALVIWIEDKSQKRIPVDGLAIKQTALRIYKRIQEIDPDTSSQSKQHAFSASTGWMTGFLKRHALHNIKIKGETASADELAAKEFPEKLKKIIEDGEYTPDQVWNLDESGLFWKRMPRRTYVAKSQKTAGGFKVAKDRITLLFCSNASRERILKPLLVHRALRPRSMKSEDFNKLPVHWMANKKAWVTSAIFTEWFQKHFIPEVRRYMKEKFCFLPPNTTSLIQPLDQGIIATFKTYYIRSSFHYVVEKLDNYEESSVIDEWKQFSIMDCINQVKIALDLLKPSTLNSCWKNIWPECVKCKDPVIDNNAELADIITMANAIGGDGFDDLSLADVEELLVDESLSENEIIEFTLETRYDKEHSDSDERDRPILKASLIKEGLDLATKLGSHFEQHDHDEERAAKFQRELKSLMASYREVYNGLTRNKTQSKITDFVQKSTDVPTQSARNHNDQQNHSSDGSDIVVFRKRLRLLSDSDNK, from the coding sequence ATGTTACATAATTCTCCTGCATTAAAAATGAGGAAAGCGATCAGCTTAGAtaccaaaatcaaaattttagatCAACTTGCAACGGGACAAGGCGCAACGGTTGTGGGAAATAATTTCGGAATCCATGAAGCTACTGtaagaacaattaaaaaaaatgaaacggCAATTAGAGCATCAGTATGTTCTGGAACAAAATTAAGTGCAAAGTCATCATCGTATGTAAGGGATGTTGTTAAAGAGAAAATGGAAAAAGCTTTGGTAATCTGGATAGAAGACAAATCCCAAAAGAGAATACCAGTAGACGGACTTGCTATCAAGCAGACAGCATTAAGAATCTATAAACGTATCCAGGAAATTGATCCAGATACATCATCTCAGTCAAAACAACATGCATTTTCCGCAAGTACTGGTTGGATGACTGGTTTTTTAAAAAGACACGCTCTccacaatataaaaattaagggAGAAACTGCATCCGCTGATGAATTGGCTGCTAAAGAATTTcccgaaaaactaaaaaaaattattgaagatgGAGAATATACTCCAGACCAAGTTTGGAATTTAGATGAAAGTGGCCTTTTTTGGAAGAGAATGCCTAGAAGAACTTATGTAGCAAAATCGCAGAAAACAGCCGGTGGTTTTAAAGTAGCAAAGGACCGTATTACGTTGTTGTTTTGTTCCAATGCTTCACGAGAACGTATTCTTAAGCCACTCCTAGTACATCGTGCCTTAAGACCACGTTCCATGAAAAGTGaagatttcaataaattgccTGTACACTGGATGGCGAACAAAAAGGCTTGGGTAACCAGTGCAATTTTCACAGAGTGGTTTCAGAAGCACTTCATCCCAGAAGTTAGGCGCTACATgaaagaaaaattttgttttttgccgCCTAATACCACTTCCCTTATACAGCCACTAGACCAGGGGATAATTGCTACGTTTAAAACGTATTACATAAGAAGTTCATTTCATTATGTTGTAGAAAAACTTGATAATTATGAGGAATCATCAGTCATAGATGAATGGAAACAATTTTCTATAATGGACTGCATTAATCAAGTCAAGATCGCGTTAGATTTATTAAAGCCATCAACTTTGAACTCgtgttggaaaaatatttggCCAGAATGCGTAAAATGCAAAGATCCTGTTATCGATAATAACGCTGAACTTGCTGATATAATAACAATGGCCAATGCAATCGGTGGGGATGGATTCGATGACCTATCGTTAGCAGATGTAGAAGAATTGTTGGTAGATGAAAGCTTGAGCGAAAATGAAATTATCGAATTCACCCTTGAGACTCGTTATGATAAAGAACATAGTGACAGTGACGAAAGAGATCGTCCAATTTTGAAAGCATCTCTAATTAAAGAAGGTCTTGATCTCGCTACAAAATTAGGTAGTCATTTTGAACAACATGATCATGACGAGGAACGAGCTGCCAAATTTCAACGTGAACTGAAATCATTAATGGCATCTTACAGGGAAGTTTATAATGGGTTAACGCGAAATAAAACTCAATCTAAGATAACTGATTTCGTTCAAAAATCTACTGATGTCCCAACACAGTCGGCTAGAAATCATAATGATCAACAAAATCATTCCAGTGATGGCAGTGATATTGTAGTCTTTCGCAAACGTTTACGTTTATTATCAGACagtgacaataaataa